One region of Solanum pennellii chromosome 6, SPENNV200 genomic DNA includes:
- the LOC107023085 gene encoding kinase-interacting family protein-like: MEAKLKTEKNGNASKNSRKRSFSRPSWLLCTIADLDTKMKKLVVNIPNKGGADSFTERADAYYQKRPQLLALLEELYGNYLSLADRYCQTLAKNHHRQNSFHYDHDNDDQFDKEEKNGSEIIDSDAESSLSYQPPFPSTQAKFEPDMIIADLVIRSVDCEIILHELSQVDKHRNESSRKIELQESLLELLESERLILLNENARLGYKVGSLMEENKGLSSESLFMQRKVAELARCMLNRRENHRVCMLSRKVEDLQGQIYGLERRNNEYYEQLLKHEEEKRSRSKMGLKGCFKVPEEAVVGNVKKGEQQREVGKKVPKFWDRVKKLDVFLCAPEFN; this comes from the exons ATGGAAGCAAAACTGAAAACAGAGAAAAATGGTAATGCTTCAAAGAATTCAAGGAAGAGAAGCTTCAGTAGACCCTCTTGGCTTCTCTGCACTATTGCCG ATTTGGATACGAAGATGAAAAAGTTGGTCGTGAACATTCCCAATAAAGGTGGTGCTGACAGTTTTACAGAACGCGCTGATGCTTACTACCAGAAACGGCCACAGCTTCTGGCCTTACTTGAAGAATTGTATGGCAACTATCTCTCTTTGGCAGACCGCTATTGCCAAACACTTGCCAAGAACCATCATCGTCAAAATTCCTTCCATTATGATCATGATAATGATGATCAATTTGATAAGGAAGAGAAGAACGGATCAGAGATTATTGATTCTGATGCTGAGAGTTCATTATCATATCAGCCTCCATTTCCATCCACACAAGCCAAATTTGAACCAGACATGATCATTGCAGACTTGGTGATCAGAAGTGTCGACTGTGAAATCATACTGCACGAGCTTAGTCAAGTGGACAAGCATCGCAACGAGTCATCAAGGAAGATAGAGTTGCAGGAAAGCTTATTGGAGTTGTTGGAATCGGAGAGGTTGATCTTGTTAAATGAGAACGCGAGATTGGGATACAAAGTGGGTTCATTGATGGAGGAGAATAAGGGATTGTCGTCAGAGTCTTTGTTCATGCAGAGGAAGGTAGCTGAGCTTGCAAGGTGCATGCTAAACAGAAGGGAGAATCACAGAGTTTGCATGCTTAGTCGAAAAGTTGAGGATCTTCAAGGTCAGATATATGGATTGGAGAGAAGGAACAATGAGTATTATGAGCAGCTACTGAAacatgaagaagagaaaaggagcAGGTCCAAGATGGGGTTGAAGGGTTGCTTTAAAGTGCCTGAAGAGGCTGTTGTTGGCAATGTCAAAAAGGGTGAACAGCAGAGAGAAGTTGGAAAGAAAGTTCCCAAGTTCTGGGACAGGGTTAAAAAGCTTGATGTCTTCCTTTGTGCACCTGAATTTAACTGA
- the LOC107023083 gene encoding protein argonaute 1-like has product MVRKRRTDVPGGAESSESHETGGGRGGVQRPPQQQQGGGRGSGPQRGGYGGRGGGGAPRGGMAPQQSYGGSPEYYQQGRGTQQYQRGGGQPQRRGGIGGRGAPSGGSSRPPVPELHQATETPHQPVPYGRPAETYSEAGSSSQPPEPMTQQVTQQFQQLAVQPEAGASQAIPPVSSKSMRFPLRPGKGSNGTRCIVKANHFFAELPDKDLHQYDVSITPEVASRGVNRAVMEQLVKLYRESHLGKRLPAYDGRKSLYTAGPLPFVQKDFKITLLDDDDGPGGARREREFKVVIKLAARADLHHLGMFLQGRQADAPQEALQVLDIVLRELPTSRYCPVGRSFYSPDLGRRQPLGEGLESWRGFYQSIRPTQMGLSLNIDMSSTAFIEPLPVIEFVSQLLNRDISSRPLSDADRVKIKKALRGVKVEVTHRGNMRRKYRISGLTSQATRELTFPVDERGTMKAVVEYFRETYGFVIQHTQLPCLQVGNTQRPNYLPMEVCKIVEGQRYSKRLNERQITALLKVTCQRPQERENDILQTVRHNAYSDDPYAREFGIKISEKLAQVEARILPAPWLKYHDTGREKDCLPQVGQWNMMNKKMVNGGTVNNWICINFSRNVQDSVARGFCSELAQMCMISGMIFNPNPVLPPVSARPDQVERVLKTRFHDAMTKLQPNGRELDLLIVILPDNNGSLYGDLKRICETDLGIVSQCCLTKHVFKMSKQYLANVSLKINVKVGGRNTVLVDAISRRIPLVSDRPTIIFGADVTHPHPGEDSSPSIAAVVASQDWPEITKYAGLVSAQAHRQELIQDLYKTWQDPTRGTVTGGMIKELLISFRRATGQKPQRIIFYRDGVSEGQFYQVLLFELDAIRKACASLEPNYQPPVTFVVVQKRHHTRLFANNHRDRNAVDRSGNILPGTVVDSKICHPTEFDFYLCSHAGIQGTSRPAHYHVLWDENNFSADGLQSLTNNLCYTYARCTRSVSIVPPAYYAHLAAFRARFYMEPETSDGGSVTSGAAPYRGGVGAVGRSTRAPGAGAAVRPLPALKENVKRVMFYC; this is encoded by the exons ATGGTGCGGAAGAGGAGAACTGATGTTCCTGGTGGTGCTGAGAGCTCTGAGTCCCATGAAACTGGAGGGGGACGAGGTGGTGTCCAACGCCCACCACAACAGCAACAAGGTGGAGGAAGAGGCTCGGGACCTCAGCGTGGAGGATATGGTGGCCGTGGTGGTGGAGGAGCTCCTCGTGGTGGAATGGCCCCTCAACAGTCCTATGGTGGATCCCCCGAGTACTATCAACAGGGCAGGGGAACTCAGCAGTATCAACGAGGGGGAGGACAACCCCAGCGCCGTGGTGGTATAGGGGGCCGTGGGGCACCTTCTGGTGGCTCTTCTAGGCCACCAGTTCCCGAGCTGCACCAAGCAACTGAGACTCCACATCAGCCCGTACCATATGGAAGACCAGCAGAAACATACTCAGAGGCTGGCTCCTCATCTCAGCCACCTGAACCAATGACACAACAAGTTACTCAGCAGTTCCAGCAACTTGCTGTGCAACCAGAAGCAGGTGCATCCCAAGCAATTCCACCTGTATCGAGCAAGTCAATGAGGTTTCCACTTCGGCCTGGAAAGGGTAGTAATGGAACTAGATGTATTGTTAAGGCCAATCACTTCTTTGCCGAGTTACCTGACAAAGACTTGCACCAGTATGAT GTTTCAATTACACCAGAGGTAGCTTCCCGAGGTGTCAACCGCGCTGTAATGGAGCAGCTGGTAAAGCTTTACAGAGAGTCCCATCTTGGGAAGAGGCTTCCAGCCTATGATGGAAGAAAAAGTCTGTACACCGCAGGGCCCCTCCCTTTTgttcaaaaagattttaaaatcacacttcttgatgatgatgatggaccCGGTGGTGCTAG GCGAGAAAGGGAGTTTAAAGTTGTGATCAAGCTGGCTGCTCGTGCTGATCTTCATCATTTAGGGATGTTCTTACAAGGGAGGCAGGCGGATGCACCCCAGGAGGCCCTACAGGTTCTTGATATTGTTCTGCGTGAGTTGCCAACTAGTAG GTATTGTCCCGTGGGCCGTTCATTCTATTCCCCTGATTTAGGACGAAGACAACCACTAGGTGAAGGTTTAGAGAGCTGGCGTGGTTTCTACCAAAGTATTCGTCCTACGCAGATGGGATTATCCCTGAATATTG ATATGTCTTCCACAGCATTCATTGAGCCACTGCCGGTCATTGAATTTGTGAGCCAGCTTCTGAATCGGGATATCTCTTCTAGACCATTGTCTGATGCTGATCGGGTTAAG ATAAAGAAGGCCCTGAGAGGTGTAAAGGTGGAGGTCACTCATCGTGGGAATATGAGGAGGAAGTACCGCATATCTGGTTTGACATCTCAAGCAACAAGAGAGTTGAC TTTCCCTGTTGATGAAAGAGGTACCATGAAAGCTGTTGTGGAATACTTTCGAGAAACGTATGGTTTTGTTATTCAGCATACTCAGTTGCCTTGTCTTCAAGTTGGAAATACACAAAGGCCAAATTATTTACCTATGGAG GTCTGCAAGATTGTGGAGGGGCAGAGGTACTCCAAGCGCTTGAATGAGAGGCAGATAACAGCACTTCTGAAAGTGACCTGCCAGCGTCCTCAAGAGAGAGAGAATGATATTCTTCAG ACTGTTCGTCACAATGCTTATTCTGATGACCCATATGCGAGGGAATTTGGTATTAAGATTAGCGAGAAGCTTGCTCAAGTTGAGGCTCGCATTTTGCCTGCACCTTGG CTTAAATACCATGATACAGGTCGAGAAAAAGACTGTCTGCCACAAGTGGGCCAATGGAATATGATGAATAAG AAAATGGTAAATGGAGGAACAGTGAACAACTGGATCTGTATAAATTTTTCTCGCAATGTGCAAGACAGTGTTGCCAGGGGATTCTGTTCTGAGCTTGCACAGATGTGCATGATATCGGGCATG ATCTTCAACCCGAATCCTGTTTTACCACCAGTGAGTGCTCGCCCTGATCAAGTTGAGAGGGTCCTGAaaactagatttcatgatgctatGACGAAGTTGCAGCCGAATGGGAGGGAGCTCGATCTGTTGATCGTCATATTGCCCGACAATAATGGCTCCCTTTATG gTGATCTAAAACGAATTTGTGAAACTGATCTTGGCATTGTCTCGCAATGCTGCTTGACAAAACATGTGTTTAAGATGAGCAAGCAGTATTTAGCCAATGTGTCCCTTAAGATTAATGTGAAAGTTGGAGGTAGAAACACCGTGCTTGTTGATGCGATCTCTAGGCGAATTCCCCTAGTCAGCGACCGCCCAACTATTATTTTTGGTGCAGATGTCACCCATCCCCACCCTGGGGAGGATTCTAGCCCGTCCATTGCTGCG GTGGTTGCTTCTCAAGATTGGCCTGAGATTACCAAGTATGCTGGTCTGGTTTCTGCTCAAGCTCATAGGCAGGAGCTTATACAAGATCTGTACAAGACTTGGCAAGATCCAACTAGAGGAACTGTGACTGGTGGCATGATAAA GGAATTGCTGATTTCCTTCCGTCGAGCGACTGGACAGAAGCCTCAGAGAATAATATTCTACCG AGATGGAGTTAGTGAGGGACAGTTTTATCAAGTGCTTCTTTTTGAACTTGATGCAATCCGCAAg GCTTGTGCATCTTTAGAACCCAACTATCAGCCCCCAGTTACGTTTGTGGTGGTGCAAAAGCGTCACCACACAAGGTTGTTTGCCAACAACCACCGTGATCGAAATGCTGTCGATCGGAGTGGGAACATTTTGCCTG GTACTGTGGTTGATTCAAAGATCTGCCACCCTACTGAGTTTGATTTCTATCTCTGTAGCCATGCTGGCATACAG GGTACTAGCCGGCCAGCACATTATCATGTCTTGTGGGACGAGAACAATTTTTCTGCTGATGGGCTGCAGTCTTTGACTAACAACCTTTGCTATAC atatGCTAGGTGTACTCGTTCTGTCTCCATTG TTCCTCCAGCATATTATGCACATTTGGCAGCTTTCCGTGCTCGTTTTTACATGGAACCAGAGACATCTGATGGTGGATCTGTCACAAGCGGAGCTGCTCCGTACAGAGGTGGTGTAGGAGCTGTTGGAAGGAGCACAAGGGCACCAGGTGCTGGTGCTGCTGTAAGGCCCCTTCCTGCTCTCAAGGAGAATGTCAAAAGGGTGATGTTCTATTGTTAG